A portion of the Bifidobacterium lemurum genome contains these proteins:
- the rpsM gene encoding 30S ribosomal protein S13, protein MARLAGVDIPNEKRIEIALTYIFGVGRTRAKETLAATGINPDIRVKDLTDEQLITLRDYLEANYKIEGDLRREIDADIRRKIQINCYQGQRHRKGLPVRGQRTKTNARTRKGPKRTVAGKKKATK, encoded by the coding sequence ATGGCACGTCTTGCCGGAGTCGACATCCCCAATGAGAAGCGCATCGAGATCGCCCTCACCTACATTTTCGGTGTGGGTCGCACTCGTGCCAAGGAAACGCTTGCCGCGACCGGTATCAATCCGGATATCCGCGTCAAGGATCTTACCGATGAGCAGCTGATCACGCTGCGTGACTACCTCGAGGCCAACTACAAGATCGAGGGCGATCTGCGTCGTGAGATCGACGCGGACATCCGTCGTAAGATTCAGATCAACTGCTACCAAGGCCAGCGTCACCGTAAGGGACTTCCCGTGCGCGGTCAGCGCACCAAGACCAACGCCCGCACCCGCAAGGGCCCGAAGCGCACGGTCGCCGGAAAGAAGAAGGCCACCAAGTAG
- a CDS encoding adenylate kinase, with amino-acid sequence MRLLIMGPQGVGKGTQAAKLAEHYGIPAISTGDIFRYNIKNKTELGLEAMSYTDKGELVPDELTNKIVKDRLAMDDAKNGWILDGYPRNASQVEALDAMLAELDTPLDAVVALDADRDVLMERMAKRAAEQGRADDTPEVIAKRLETYAQETAPLLDTYGERGLLVAIDGVGEIDAIQADIVAALDAKVA; translated from the coding sequence ATGCGTCTGCTGATCATGGGCCCGCAGGGTGTGGGCAAAGGCACCCAGGCTGCCAAGCTCGCCGAGCACTACGGAATCCCCGCCATCTCCACCGGCGACATCTTCCGCTACAACATCAAGAACAAGACCGAACTGGGTCTTGAGGCCATGAGCTACACCGACAAGGGCGAATTGGTGCCGGACGAGCTGACCAACAAGATCGTCAAGGACCGTCTGGCCATGGACGACGCCAAGAACGGGTGGATCCTCGACGGATACCCGCGCAACGCCTCCCAGGTCGAGGCGCTGGACGCCATGCTGGCCGAGCTTGACACGCCGCTCGACGCCGTGGTCGCGCTCGACGCCGACCGGGACGTGCTGATGGAGCGTATGGCCAAGCGCGCCGCCGAGCAGGGGCGCGCCGACGACACCCCCGAGGTGATCGCCAAGCGTCTGGAGACCTACGCCCAGGAGACCGCTCCGCTGCTGGACACCTATGGTGAGCGCGGCCTGCTGGTCGCCATCGACGGCGTGGGCGAGATCGACGCCATTCAGGCCGATATCGTGGCCGCTTTGGACGCCAAGGTCGCCTGA
- the infA gene encoding translation initiation factor IF-1 — protein MAKDGVIEVEGQVVEALPNAMFRVELENKHIVLATISGKMRKNYIRILPQDRVVLEMSPYDLNRGRITYRYK, from the coding sequence ATGGCAAAAGACGGTGTGATTGAAGTCGAAGGACAGGTGGTGGAAGCGCTGCCGAACGCGATGTTCCGCGTTGAACTCGAGAACAAGCACATCGTGCTCGCCACGATCTCCGGCAAAATGCGCAAGAACTATATCCGCATCCTGCCGCAGGATCGTGTCGTGCTTGAGATGAGCCCGTACGACCTGAACCGCGGACGTATTACGTACCGCTACAAGTAA
- a CDS encoding circularly permuted type 2 ATP-grasp protein, whose protein sequence is MIERAARTLANELINRREDINRELSRNGVRFGVTSGGEYHDRLFPYDPIPRIIESDEYDRLEAGLKQRVNALNAYLADIYSDKRIIHDGVIPEEFVYTSAGYFPQVNGVTPPGGVFAHIAGEDLVQGEDGRWWVLEDNLRIPSGASYPLFARDIERRINPKLFREVRVRDNRDYPRLLRKAMDFVSTEGIAVVLTPGRYNSAFFEHAYLAEKTGATLAFPEDLEVMNNQLFFLDYAGNRHRVGVVYRRLSDEYLDPFAFNPDSVIGVPGLLSAYRAGNVAIVNAPGNGAADDKAIYYFVPRMIRYYLGEEPLLNNAPTYMPMFEDDRAVVLDRLGELVIKDVAEAGGYGVVFGRDLDRAARAELAERIAAEPRRFIAQEVIQFKDLDVVDPLTGRETPRKADLRAFVVTGQNTHVWYSGLTRYSSVPGQMIVNSSQGGGFKDTWVLAPDDPNHKPIRRDEHIESVNLMPHSRSHALALVTASKADNLFWLGRYTERAFTTLVQFLPFYDRVMDTDVDAFRPFARALDLPQDFEDFDAFIRSFLYDGDQPDSVRSAIVAAFNNAVILRPELSSRLLQYIELAVTNITDAASRFANAEDIYKQRDIADNILAFWGGVENSTVDPSLKAFIFIGKYVERIDLYTRLNLPASEMAAPMGKLETYSRTLDGMPLPQCFADGVRWLLAQLPERGYPELVERLRMFLDDFGGRSIASEAKDMGQLNAMNMDAERP, encoded by the coding sequence ATGATTGAACGTGCGGCGCGTACACTCGCGAACGAGCTGATCAACCGACGCGAGGACATCAACCGGGAGCTCAGCCGCAACGGCGTGCGCTTCGGCGTGACCAGCGGCGGCGAATATCACGACCGGCTGTTCCCCTACGATCCGATTCCGCGGATCATCGAATCCGACGAATACGACCGGCTGGAGGCGGGCCTGAAGCAGCGCGTCAACGCGTTGAACGCCTACCTTGCCGACATCTACTCCGACAAGCGCATCATCCATGACGGCGTGATACCTGAGGAATTCGTCTACACCTCCGCCGGCTATTTTCCGCAGGTCAACGGCGTGACGCCGCCGGGCGGGGTGTTCGCGCACATCGCGGGCGAGGATCTGGTGCAGGGCGAGGACGGCCGCTGGTGGGTGCTGGAGGACAATCTGCGCATTCCCTCCGGCGCCAGTTATCCGCTGTTCGCGCGCGATATCGAACGGCGCATCAACCCCAAACTGTTCCGCGAGGTGCGCGTGCGCGACAACCGCGACTATCCGCGGCTGCTGCGCAAGGCCATGGATTTCGTCTCCACCGAGGGCATCGCCGTGGTGCTCACGCCCGGACGATACAACTCCGCGTTCTTCGAACACGCCTATCTGGCGGAGAAAACCGGCGCGACGCTCGCCTTCCCCGAAGACCTCGAGGTGATGAACAACCAGCTGTTCTTCCTCGACTACGCGGGCAACAGGCATCGCGTGGGCGTGGTCTACCGCAGGCTCTCCGACGAATACCTCGACCCCTTCGCCTTCAATCCCGATTCCGTGATCGGCGTGCCGGGGCTGCTTTCCGCCTACCGCGCCGGCAATGTGGCGATCGTCAACGCGCCGGGCAACGGCGCGGCCGACGACAAGGCGATCTACTATTTCGTGCCGCGGATGATCCGGTACTACCTCGGCGAGGAGCCGTTGCTGAACAACGCCCCCACCTACATGCCGATGTTCGAGGACGACCGCGCCGTCGTGCTCGACAGGCTCGGCGAGCTCGTGATCAAGGACGTGGCCGAGGCGGGCGGCTACGGCGTGGTGTTCGGACGCGACCTCGACCGCGCGGCCCGCGCCGAGCTGGCCGAACGCATCGCCGCCGAGCCGCGCCGCTTCATCGCCCAGGAGGTGATCCAGTTCAAGGACCTCGACGTGGTCGATCCGCTCACCGGCAGGGAAACCCCGCGCAAGGCCGACCTGCGCGCGTTCGTCGTCACCGGGCAGAACACGCACGTATGGTATTCGGGACTCACCCGCTACTCCTCGGTGCCGGGGCAGATGATCGTCAATTCATCGCAGGGAGGCGGATTCAAAGACACGTGGGTGCTCGCGCCCGACGATCCCAACCACAAGCCCATCCGACGCGACGAGCATATCGAATCGGTGAACCTGATGCCGCATTCTCGCTCGCACGCGCTGGCCTTGGTCACCGCCTCGAAGGCCGACAACCTGTTCTGGCTGGGGCGGTACACCGAACGCGCGTTCACCACGTTGGTCCAGTTCCTGCCCTTCTATGACCGCGTGATGGACACGGACGTGGACGCGTTCCGTCCCTTCGCCCGGGCGCTCGACCTGCCGCAGGATTTCGAGGATTTCGACGCGTTCATCCGCAGCTTCCTGTACGACGGCGACCAGCCCGATTCGGTGCGCAGCGCCATCGTCGCCGCGTTCAACAACGCGGTGATCCTGCGGCCGGAACTCAGTTCGCGCCTGCTGCAATACATCGAACTGGCGGTGACGAACATCACCGACGCTGCCAGCCGCTTCGCCAACGCGGAGGACATCTACAAGCAGCGCGACATCGCCGACAACATACTCGCCTTCTGGGGAGGCGTCGAGAACTCGACGGTCGATCCCAGCCTCAAGGCCTTCATCTTCATCGGCAAATACGTCGAACGCATCGACCTGTACACGCGGCTGAACCTACCGGCCAGTGAGATGGCGGCGCCGATGGGCAAACTCGAGACCTACTCGCGCACGTTGGACGGCATGCCGCTGCCGCAATGCTTCGCGGACGGCGTGCGCTGGCTGCTCGCCCAGCTTCCCGAACGCGGATACCCCGAACTGGTGGAGCGGCTGCGGATGTTCCTCGACGACTTCGGCGGGCGGTCCATCGCTTCCGAAGCCAAGGATATGGGACAGCTCAACGCCATGAACATGGACGCGGAACGGCCCTGA
- the nusA gene encoding transcription termination factor NusA: protein MELDLTGMHKLAAEQGIDPETLDDALAEALRLAYLKTPHAAKHARVELDERSGSFTVWAVDEIRQEPTEDDPHPAPTFSEEYDDTPHDFGRLAAATARQVISQLFRKAEDDKVFGAFSGQKGKLITGIIQQDVSDPTNVHVAIGDVEAILPRREQVPGERYRHGERLRVYVVNVARGLKGPEIVVSRSHPELVRRLFEREVPELVSGAVSIMAIAREAGARTKLAVKANTEGVNPKGALIGPGGARVRAVMENLGPEKIDIVDWSEDPAKFVAAALSPAVATGVQVISEKNKTAIAFIHDDQLSLAIGKEGQNARLAAKLTGWKIGIESAEAHALKTAENTEAASSAE from the coding sequence ATGGAACTGGATCTGACTGGAATGCACAAGCTCGCCGCCGAGCAGGGGATCGATCCCGAGACGCTGGATGACGCACTGGCCGAGGCCTTGCGTCTCGCCTATCTGAAAACCCCACACGCCGCCAAGCACGCCCGCGTCGAGCTGGACGAGCGTTCGGGCAGCTTCACCGTATGGGCCGTGGACGAGATCCGTCAGGAGCCCACCGAGGACGATCCGCACCCCGCGCCCACGTTCAGCGAGGAATATGACGACACTCCGCACGATTTCGGCCGTCTCGCCGCCGCCACCGCGCGCCAGGTCATCAGCCAGCTGTTCCGCAAGGCCGAGGACGACAAGGTGTTCGGCGCGTTCTCCGGCCAGAAGGGCAAGCTCATCACCGGCATCATCCAGCAGGACGTCTCCGATCCGACGAACGTGCACGTGGCCATCGGCGATGTCGAGGCCATTCTGCCGCGTCGTGAGCAGGTGCCGGGCGAACGCTACCGCCACGGCGAGCGTCTGCGCGTGTATGTGGTGAACGTGGCCCGCGGATTGAAGGGCCCGGAGATCGTCGTCTCCCGTTCCCATCCCGAATTGGTGCGCAGGCTGTTCGAGCGCGAGGTGCCGGAGCTGGTGTCGGGCGCGGTGTCGATTATGGCCATCGCCCGCGAGGCCGGCGCGCGCACGAAGCTCGCGGTGAAGGCCAACACCGAAGGCGTGAACCCCAAGGGCGCGCTGATCGGTCCCGGCGGCGCGCGCGTGCGTGCGGTGATGGAGAATCTGGGGCCGGAGAAGATCGATATCGTCGACTGGTCCGAGGACCCCGCCAAGTTCGTGGCCGCCGCGCTCAGCCCGGCCGTGGCGACCGGCGTGCAGGTGATCAGCGAGAAGAACAAGACCGCCATCGCGTTCATCCACGACGACCAGCTGTCGCTGGCCATCGGCAAGGAGGGACAGAACGCTCGTCTGGCCGCCAAGCTCACCGGCTGGAAGATCGGCATCGAATCCGCCGAAGCCCATGCGCTCAAGACCGCGGAGAACACCGAAGCGGCGTCGAGCGCGGAATGA
- the secY gene encoding preprotein translocase subunit SecY: MRTLIQALKTKELRKKILFVLFIIIIYRIGSFIPTPGVDYGVVQECVGDMSTTSENFIGLVNLFSGGAMLQLSIFALGVMPYITASIVVQLLRVVIPRFEALHKEGQSGEAKLTQYTRYLTIGLAVLQSTTILVTARSGALFNYQCSQVIPDGSVWNLVVMVLIMTGGTGLIMWMAELVTEKGIGQGMSVLIFMSICSGFLPQLWEIGWGTDGTDGDWTKFAIVVAVLLVILVFVDYVELCQRRIPVQYTRRMIGRKMYGGSSTYLPLKVNMSGVIPPIFASSILAIPTLIAQFDSDADWAEWINNNLADTTSVWYIALYAVMIVFFCFFYTSITFNPDETADNMKQYGGFIPGIRAGNATSRYLSYVMNRLNTVGAIYLLFVALIPTVLIMALGLNTQLPFGGTTILIIAGVGLDTLRQAKAQTEQYQYTGFLFENTDKVEA; the protein is encoded by the coding sequence GTGAGGACGCTAATCCAGGCCCTAAAGACCAAGGAGTTGAGGAAGAAGATCCTCTTCGTCCTGTTCATCATCATTATCTACCGCATTGGCTCCTTCATCCCGACGCCGGGTGTGGACTACGGTGTGGTGCAGGAATGCGTGGGGGACATGAGCACGACCTCCGAGAACTTCATCGGACTGGTGAACCTGTTCTCCGGCGGCGCCATGCTCCAGCTGTCCATCTTCGCGCTGGGCGTGATGCCCTATATCACCGCCTCCATCGTGGTGCAGCTGCTGCGCGTGGTCATCCCGCGCTTCGAGGCGCTGCATAAGGAGGGCCAGTCAGGCGAGGCCAAGCTCACCCAGTACACCCGATACCTCACCATCGGTCTGGCCGTGCTGCAGTCCACCACCATTCTGGTGACCGCCCGCTCCGGCGCGCTGTTCAACTACCAGTGCTCGCAGGTCATCCCCGACGGCTCCGTGTGGAACCTCGTCGTGATGGTGCTCATCATGACCGGCGGCACCGGCCTGATCATGTGGATGGCCGAGCTCGTCACCGAAAAGGGCATCGGACAGGGCATGTCCGTGCTCATCTTCATGTCCATCTGCTCCGGCTTCCTGCCGCAGCTGTGGGAGATCGGCTGGGGCACCGACGGCACGGACGGCGATTGGACCAAGTTCGCCATCGTCGTGGCCGTGCTGCTCGTCATTCTCGTCTTCGTCGACTACGTGGAGCTGTGCCAGCGCCGCATCCCGGTGCAGTACACCCGCCGCATGATCGGCCGCAAGATGTACGGCGGCTCCTCCACCTACCTGCCGCTGAAGGTGAACATGTCCGGCGTCATCCCGCCGATCTTCGCCTCCTCCATCCTCGCGATCCCGACCCTGATCGCGCAGTTCGACTCCGACGCCGACTGGGCTGAGTGGATCAACAACAACCTCGCCGACACCACCTCCGTGTGGTACATCGCGCTGTACGCGGTGATGATCGTGTTCTTCTGCTTCTTCTACACCTCGATCACGTTCAACCCGGACGAGACCGCGGACAACATGAAGCAGTACGGCGGCTTCATCCCCGGCATCCGCGCCGGCAACGCCACCAGCCGCTACCTGAGCTACGTGATGAACCGACTCAACACCGTCGGCGCCATCTACCTGCTTTTCGTGGCGCTGATCCCGACCGTGCTCATCATGGCGCTGGGACTCAACACCCAGCTGCCCTTCGGCGGCACCACCATTCTGATCATCGCGGGCGTCGGCCTCGACACCCTGCGTCAGGCCAAGGCCCAGACCGAACAGTACCAGTACACCGGCTTCCTGTTCGAGAACACGGATAAGGTCGAAGCGTGA
- a CDS encoding tRNA pseudouridine synthase A, with the protein MEAMTRLRIDLAYDGGGFYGWATQPALRTVQGTIESALHTVLRVPQDDPDQRLRLTVAGRTDTGVHASHQVCHIDLDEALLERAVGHMNVSGVEALHRRLSRMLPDDITLHRVGRAPNGFDARFSALERTYVYRIADRGSEVDPRLRGFVLRIDDRLDLDAMNEAAAMTIGLHDFGSFATPNPGGTTIREVKYARWERVPVRPLIDKTGLAYETPAVESGLACLTIVADAFARNMVRSLVNGCVQVGLGKRDLDWFAGKMAVPLREGSTGPIAPQGLTLEHIAYPADDQLAARAEAIRAVRTL; encoded by the coding sequence ATGGAAGCCATGACACGACTTCGCATTGACTTGGCGTACGACGGCGGCGGATTCTACGGTTGGGCGACGCAGCCGGCATTGCGCACCGTGCAGGGCACCATCGAGTCGGCGTTGCACACCGTGCTGCGCGTCCCGCAAGACGATCCCGACCAACGGCTGCGTCTGACCGTGGCGGGCCGGACCGACACCGGCGTGCACGCCAGCCATCAGGTGTGCCATATCGATCTCGACGAGGCGCTGCTGGAGCGCGCGGTCGGGCATATGAACGTCTCCGGCGTCGAGGCGTTGCATCGCAGGCTCTCCCGCATGCTGCCCGACGACATCACCCTCCACCGCGTCGGCCGCGCTCCCAACGGCTTCGACGCGCGCTTCTCCGCGCTGGAACGCACCTACGTCTATCGCATCGCCGACCGGGGGAGCGAAGTCGACCCCAGACTGCGCGGTTTCGTGCTGCGGATCGACGACCGGCTCGATCTGGACGCCATGAACGAGGCCGCGGCGATGACCATCGGCCTGCATGATTTCGGATCCTTCGCCACACCGAATCCGGGCGGCACCACCATTCGCGAGGTGAAATACGCGCGATGGGAGCGCGTGCCCGTCCGTCCTCTGATCGACAAGACCGGTCTGGCCTACGAAACCCCCGCCGTGGAGTCCGGCCTGGCGTGCCTCACCATCGTGGCCGACGCCTTCGCGCGCAATATGGTGCGCTCCCTGGTCAACGGATGCGTGCAAGTGGGCCTCGGCAAACGCGACCTCGATTGGTTCGCCGGCAAAATGGCCGTGCCCCTGCGCGAGGGATCCACCGGCCCCATCGCCCCCCAGGGCCTGACGCTGGAACATATCGCCTATCCGGCCGACGACCAGCTCGCCGCCCGCGCCGAAGCCATCCGTGCCGTGCGCACGCTGTAG
- a CDS encoding DNA-directed RNA polymerase subunit alpha, with protein MLIAQRPTLTEESLNPQRSRFIIEPLEPGFGYTLGNSLRRTLLSSIPGAAVTSVRVSGALHEFTTLPGVQEDVTEILLNIKGIVLTSEYDEPVVMYLRKSGKGEATAGDITPPAGVTIANPDLHIATLAEDGELEIEFTVERGRGYVPAQMNKQDSDEIGRIPVDSIYSPVLKVSYKVEATRVEQRTDFDKLILDVETKPAISPRDAVASAGSTLVELFGLCRELNIQAEGVEVGPAPVAEETNPEMAVPIEDLNLTQRSYNCLKREGIHTIGELVSHTEQDLLDIRNFGMKSIDEVKDKLQTLGLALKTSPIAFDTTNLEGGTFFSPEDE; from the coding sequence GTGCTTATTGCACAGCGTCCGACACTGACCGAGGAGTCCCTGAACCCGCAGCGTTCGCGTTTCATCATCGAGCCGCTCGAGCCTGGCTTCGGCTACACGCTCGGCAACTCGCTTCGTCGTACGCTCCTGAGCTCCATTCCGGGTGCCGCGGTGACCTCTGTGCGCGTTTCCGGCGCACTGCACGAGTTCACCACGCTGCCTGGCGTGCAGGAGGATGTGACCGAGATTCTGCTCAACATCAAGGGCATCGTGCTCACCAGCGAATACGATGAGCCGGTGGTCATGTATCTGCGCAAGAGCGGCAAGGGCGAGGCCACCGCGGGGGACATCACCCCTCCGGCCGGCGTGACCATCGCCAACCCCGATCTGCACATCGCCACCCTCGCCGAGGACGGCGAACTCGAGATCGAGTTCACCGTCGAGCGCGGCCGCGGCTATGTGCCGGCTCAGATGAACAAGCAGGACAGCGATGAGATCGGCCGCATCCCGGTCGATTCCATCTACTCCCCGGTGCTCAAGGTGAGCTACAAGGTCGAGGCCACCCGTGTGGAACAGCGCACGGACTTCGACAAGCTCATTCTGGACGTGGAGACCAAGCCCGCCATCTCCCCGCGTGACGCGGTGGCTTCCGCCGGCTCGACCCTGGTGGAGCTCTTCGGCCTGTGCCGCGAGCTCAACATCCAGGCCGAGGGCGTCGAGGTCGGTCCGGCTCCCGTGGCCGAAGAGACCAACCCCGAGATGGCCGTGCCGATCGAGGACCTCAACCTCACCCAGCGCAGCTACAACTGCCTCAAGCGTGAGGGCATCCACACCATCGGCGAGCTCGTCTCCCACACCGAGCAGGACCTGCTCGACATCCGCAATTTCGGTATGAAGTCCATCGATGAGGTCAAGGACAAGCTGCAGACCCTGGGTCTGGCGCTGAAGACCTCGCCGATTGCCTTCGACACCACCAACCTCGAAGGCGGCACCTTCTTCTCCCCGGAAGACGAGTGA
- the rpmJ gene encoding 50S ribosomal protein L36 yields the protein MKVSPSVKRICENCRVIRRHGRVMVICINPRHKQRQG from the coding sequence ATGAAGGTCAGCCCTAGTGTGAAGAGGATCTGCGAGAACTGCCGCGTGATCCGTCGTCACGGCCGCGTCATGGTGATCTGCATCAACCCGCGCCACAAGCAGCGTCAGGGCTGA
- the rpsK gene encoding 30S ribosomal protein S11 — translation MAAPKQAARKPRRRDRKSVPVGQAHIKSTFNNTIISITDPSGAVVSWASGGDVGFKGSRKSTPFAAGLAAESAARKAMEHGVKKVDVFVKGPGSGRETAIRSLQSAGLEVGSITDVTPQAHNGVRPPKRRRV, via the coding sequence ATGGCAGCTCCCAAGCAGGCCGCGCGCAAGCCTCGTCGCCGGGACCGCAAGTCGGTGCCGGTCGGGCAGGCGCATATCAAGTCCACTTTCAACAACACGATCATCTCGATCACCGATCCGTCCGGCGCCGTGGTGTCCTGGGCGTCCGGTGGCGATGTCGGATTCAAGGGCTCCCGTAAGTCCACGCCGTTCGCCGCTGGTCTGGCCGCCGAGTCCGCCGCCCGCAAGGCGATGGAGCACGGCGTCAAGAAGGTCGACGTGTTCGTCAAGGGCCCGGGTTCCGGCCGTGAAACCGCCATCCGCTCCCTGCAGTCCGCGGGTCTCGAGGTCGGTTCCATCACCGATGTGACCCCGCAAGCACACAACGGCGTTCGTCCTCCGAAGCGCCGCCGCGTCTGA
- the rplQ gene encoding 50S ribosomal protein L17 gives MPTPKKGPRLASSPAHERLMLANMATSLFQNGRIVTTLPKAKRLRPLAERLITFAKRGDLHSRRRVMRVIRNKSVVHILFTQIAEQMEQREGGYTRIVKIAPRVGDNAPAAIIELVTEPVSAKKAVVKEAEAAVKVAEEAPVEVEETKVEAEATEVAEAVETEAVEAAEVENTEAAADEAEKAE, from the coding sequence ATGCCTACACCGAAGAAGGGCCCGCGCCTGGCGTCCAGCCCCGCGCATGAGCGCCTCATGCTGGCGAACATGGCCACCAGCCTGTTCCAGAACGGCCGCATCGTCACCACGCTGCCGAAGGCCAAGCGCCTCCGTCCGCTGGCCGAGCGCCTGATCACCTTCGCCAAGCGCGGTGATCTGCACTCCCGCCGTCGTGTGATGCGCGTCATCCGCAACAAGTCCGTGGTGCACATCCTGTTCACCCAGATCGCCGAGCAGATGGAGCAGCGCGAAGGCGGCTACACCCGCATCGTGAAGATCGCCCCGCGCGTCGGCGACAACGCCCCCGCCGCGATCATCGAGCTCGTCACCGAGCCGGTGAGCGCGAAGAAGGCCGTGGTCAAGGAAGCCGAAGCCGCCGTCAAGGTCGCCGAGGAAGCCCCGGTCGAGGTCGAGGAGACCAAGGTCGAAGCCGAAGCCACCGAGGTTGCTGAGGCTGTTGAGACCGAGGCCGTTGAGGCCGCCGAGGTGGAGAACACCGAGGCCGCCGCTGATGAGGCCGAGAAGGCCGAGTGA
- a CDS encoding transglutaminase family protein, whose amino-acid sequence MKKLVFDYEMRLSFSSPVTDHRFQLRCVPATGPRQQIVDVQIAMEPDVELETTVDSFGSVVNTGYIPQAHTVFNYRVTGIAFVDNAHIKPEIDKPLYRFDSALTIPGPAVTALIEVCRARVEALPSDATPIERAREVMDEVYRAFVYTPGATTIRTTAEEAFTQRKGVCQDYAHVMLAVCRHLGLGARYIAGLLGGEGATHAWVEVYHDRRWIGLDPTHNRMVDDNYITIAHGRDYRDCMLDIGIFSGDDVRQTQWVNASVHEQEL is encoded by the coding sequence ATGAAGAAACTGGTGTTTGACTATGAGATGAGGCTCAGCTTCAGCTCGCCGGTCACCGACCACCGTTTCCAGCTGCGTTGCGTTCCCGCGACGGGTCCGCGCCAGCAGATTGTGGACGTGCAGATCGCGATGGAGCCCGACGTGGAGTTGGAGACCACCGTCGATTCGTTCGGTTCGGTGGTCAACACGGGGTATATTCCGCAGGCGCACACGGTGTTCAACTACCGGGTGACGGGCATCGCCTTCGTGGACAACGCCCATATCAAGCCGGAGATCGACAAGCCGCTGTACCGTTTCGATTCCGCGCTGACCATCCCCGGCCCCGCCGTCACGGCACTGATCGAGGTGTGCCGCGCGCGGGTGGAGGCGCTGCCGTCCGACGCGACGCCGATCGAACGCGCCCGCGAGGTGATGGACGAGGTGTACCGCGCCTTCGTCTACACGCCCGGCGCCACCACCATCCGCACCACGGCCGAAGAGGCGTTCACGCAGCGCAAAGGCGTCTGCCAGGACTACGCCCACGTCATGCTCGCCGTCTGCCGTCATCTGGGACTGGGGGCGCGCTATATCGCCGGACTGCTCGGCGGCGAGGGCGCCACCCACGCATGGGTCGAGGTCTACCACGACCGGCGTTGGATCGGACTCGACCCCACGCACAACCGCATGGTCGACGACAACTACATCACCATCGCCCATGGGCGAGACTACCGCGACTGCATGCTCGACATCGGCATATTCTCCGGCGACGACGTGCGCCAGACCCAATGGGTGAACGCCTCCGTGCACGAACAGGAGCTGTGA